One Anas acuta chromosome 32, bAnaAcu1.1, whole genome shotgun sequence DNA segment encodes these proteins:
- the NXNL1 gene encoding nucleoredoxin-like protein 1 — translation MASLFAGKVLVVNNWERDEVETERELGQALENKVLLLYFGAAGCPRCRRFAPVLKDFFVRLTDEFHVERASQLGLVYVSRDATAQQQDAFLRTMPRRWLSLPFEDEFKRELEQRFAVSDVPRVVVLKPNGEVIAGNAVEEISRLGPACFRNWQEAAELVDRNFLLAEDFDDWVRRSITDPLRRLKYKVDKRTEAKDEERKGEDEEAS, via the exons ATGGCCTCCCTGTTCGCCGGGAAGGTGCTGGTGGTGAACAACTGGGAGCGGGACGAGGTGGAGACCGAGCGGGAGCTGGGGCAGGCCTTGGAGAacaaggtgctgctgctgtatttcGGGGCGGCCGGCTGCCCCCGGTGCCGCCGGTTCGCCCCGGTGCTGAAGGATTTCTTCGTCAGGCTGACGGATGAGTTCCACGTGGAGCGGGCTTCGCAGCTCGGCCTGGTCTACGTCTCCCGGGACGCCAcggcccagcagcaggacgcCTTCCTCAGGACCATGCCCAGGAGGTGGCTGTCCCTGCCCTTCGAGGACGAGTTCAAGAG ggagctggagcagcgCTTCGCCGTGTCCGACGTGCCCAGGGTGGTGGTGCTGAAGCCGAACGGGGAGGTGATCGCTGGGAACGCCGTGGAGGAGATCAGCCGCCTGGGCCCTGCCTGCTTCCGAAACTGGCAGGAGGCTGCCGAGCTGGTGGACAGGAATTTCCTCTTGGCAGAGGATTTCGATGACTGGGTGAGGAGAAGCATCACCGACCCCCTCCGCCGCCTCAAGTACAAGGTGGACAAGAGGACGGAGGCCAAGGATGAagagaggaaaggggaggatgaggaggctTCGTAG
- the SLC27A1 gene encoding long-chain fatty acid transport protein 1 translates to MQPVGVCTASLGSLGLMRFFGVPWSWSLAATLGVCLGSGGWRLLRVLCKTALRDLFGLSVLLRVKYKLRRHQRAKSTIPKMFQDVVRRHPDKVALIYEATGEKWTFRGLDEYSNAVANYFYQQGFRLGDVIAIFMESRPEFVGLWLGMAKVGIEAALINFNLRLDSLVYCVTTSGAKAVIFGGELSSAISEVNGMLGKNMAKFCSGDYNPEVVPAETQHLDPLLSTASRSPPAQIPVKGLDDRLFYIYTSGTTGMPKAAIVVHSRYYRIAAFGYYAYKMHPEDIVYNCLPLYHSAGNIMGVGQCLIHGLTVVIRKKFSASRFWDDCTKYRCTIIQYIGEICRYLLNQPVRESETQHCVRLAVGNGLRPTIWEDFTKRFRIKQIGEFYGATECNCSIANLDGKVGACGFNSRILPNVYPIRLVKVNEDTMELIRDSRGLCIPCRPGEPGLLVGQINQQDPLRRFDGYVNESATHKKIAYNVLQKGDQAYLTGDVLVMDELGYMYFKDRSGDTFRWRGENVSTTEVEGMLSHILNQTDVAVYGVEVPGVEGKAGMAAIADPKTKVNPNVLYQELQKVLPPYARPIFLRLLPQVDTTGTFKIQKTRLQREGFDPHQTSDRLYFLDLKLGKYVPLDECLYERICSGKAAL, encoded by the exons ATGCAGCCGGTGGGGGTCTGCACGGCCTCCctgggctccctggggctgATGAGGTTCTTCGGGGTTCCCTGGTCTTGGAGCCTCGCCGCCACGCTTGGCGTCTGCCTGGGCAGCGGAGGATGGAGGCTGCTGCGCGTCCTCTGCAAGACGGCGCTGAGGGACCTCTT cgGCCTCTCGGTGCTGTTACGAGTCAAATACAAGCTGCGAAGGCATCAAAGGGCCAAAAGCACCATTCCGAAGATGTTCCAGGACGTCGTCCGCAGGCACCCCGACAAAGTGGCCCTGATTTACGAGGCCACCGGTGAAAAGTGGACCTTCAGGGGGCTGGACGAGTACTCCAACGCCGTGGCCAACTACTTCTACCAGCAGGGCTTTCGCCTGGGGGACGTCATCGCCATCTTCATGGAGAGCCGCCCCGAGTTCGTGGGCCTCTGGCTGGGCATGGCAAAGGTTGGCATCGAGGCAGCCCTCATCAACTTCAATTTGCGCTTGGATTCCCTGGTTTACTGCGTGACGACCTCGGGTGCGAAAGCTGTGATCTTCGGAGGAGAGCTGTCTTCAG CAATATCCGAGGTGAACGGGATGCTGGGGAAGAACATGGCAAAATTCTGCTCGGGGGACTACAACCCAGAGGTTGTTCCAGCGGAGACCCAACATCTCGATCCTCTTCTGAGCACTGCATCCAGATCGCCCCCAGCTCAGATCCCAGTCAAAGGTTTAGATG ACCGGCTCTTTTACATCTACACTTCGGGCACCACGGGGATGCCCAAGGCTGCCATCGTGGTGCACAGCAG GTATTATCGCATCGCTGCCTTCGGCTACTACGCCTACAAAATGCACCCGGAGGACATTGTCTACAACTGCCTCCCGCTCTACCACTCTGCAG GTAACATCATGGGAGTCGGCCAGTGCCTCATCCACGGCCTGACAGTGGTGATCAGGAAGAAGTTCTCAGCCAGTCGCTTCTGGGATGACTGCACCAAGTACAGATGCACG ATTATTCAGTATATCGGGGAAATCTGCAGGTATCTCCTGAATCAGCCGGTCCGGGAGTCAGAAACCCAGCACTGCGTGCGGCTGGCAGTGGGCAATGGTTTGAGACCCACCATATGGGAGGACTTCACCAAGCGCTTCCGCATCAAGCAGATCGGCGAGTTCTACGGAGCCACCGAGTGCAACTGCAGCATTGCAAACCTGGACGGAAAG gttGGCGCCTGTGGCTTCAACAGCCGGATTTTGCCCAATGTTTATCCCATTCGTTTGGTGAAGGTGAACGAGGACACGATGGAGCTGATCCGTGATTCCAGGGGGCTGTGCATCCCCTGTCGCCCAG GAGAGCCAGGCTTGCTCGTGGGGCAGATAAATCAACAGGATCCCCTGCGCCGGTTCGACGGCTACGTCAACGAGAGTGCCACCCACAAGAAGATTGCTTACAACGTGCTGCAGAAGGGGGACCAGGCATACCTTACAG GAGATGTGCTGGTGATGGATGAGCTCGGCTACATGTACTTCAAAGATCGCAGCGGTGACACCTTCCGCTGGCGAGGAGAGAACGTTTCCACCACAGAAGTGGAAGGGATGTTGAGTCACATCCTCAACCAGACAGACGTCGCAGTGTATGGAGTGGAAGTACCAG GGGTGGAGGGAAAAGCTGGAATGGCAGCAATCGCCGACCCTAAAACCAAGGTGAACCCCAACGTTCTGTACCAGGAGCTACAGAAGGTGCTGCCTCCTTACGCCCGGCCCATCTTTCTGCGTCTCTTACCCCAGGTCGACACCACAG gtacttttaaaattcagaaaaccCGCTTGCAGAGGGAAGGATTTGACCCCCACCAAACGTCAGACCGGTTGTATTTTCTGGATCTAAAGCTGGGGAAATACGTTCCTCTGGATGAATGCCTTTATGAAAGGATTTGTTCTGGAAAAGCTGCTTTATGA